The Cryptomeria japonica chromosome 6, Sugi_1.0, whole genome shotgun sequence genomic interval TTTATCCTGGAATATTAGAGGTATGAATAGTTGTCATAAACAGGACATAGTTCATAATTTGGCTAAGGATCATAGACAAGACATTTTGCTTATTCAAGAGACTAAAATGTCCAAAGAAAGAGTGGAGAAAATTAAGTTTTTCAAATTTTGTGAGTCTCAAGGATGTAGTTCTGATGGGGCTTCTGGATAAGTTGTCACTTTGTGGAATTCTCATTTTATTCAAGGTGTTCTTCTTTGTCATGATAACCATGTTGCTACATTGTTTAAACATACTAGGGATGGTTTTTCTTGGATATTATCTAATATTTATGCACCTAACAACAAAGTCTCTAGGAGAAAATTTTGGGCCAGACTTTCTTCTTTTCGTTGTAACCATCATAATATCCCTTGGCTGGTTattggagatttcaacactcctctcCAGGAGGCTGAGAAATTTGGGGGTTCTCAAATACAGCTTGATAGTAAACAggatttggctgattttatcaatgatCAGTGCCTTATTGATCTTGACTTGACTAGAGCCTCTTTCACTTGGTCAAATCGCAGAGTTGGGGCTGCGTTGATTCAAGTTAGATTGGATTGGGCCTTAATTTCTATTGATTGGCTTCAGCATTACTCTTGTTCTTTGAATTCTATGATTAGAGTTGACTCTGATCATTATCTTATCAGCTTTATGGTTGAACCCAAAGGCAGGTAACGTAGAaagtttccttttagatttgagaagATGTGGTTATCCCATCCTAGCTTGTATTATAGTGTGAAGGAGTGGTGGAGTGTTCAAATTGATGGTACATCTATATTTCGTATAGCTAAAAAGTTGAGATTTGTGAAGGAGATGGTGAAAAAATGGAATAAGGAGATCTTTGTGGACATTTTCTTGCAGAAATCAACTCTTCAAGTGGAACTGAACCTCATTTGGGATAAGATATTGAAAGAAGGATATGTGGGTGATAATTTTGCAAAGGAAAGTGATGTCTTGACTAAATGCCATAGTATCATTGCTcgtgaagagatcttttggagacAGAGATCAAGGTCTTTATGGCTAAATGATGGTGATAGAAACACAAGATTTTTTCATGTGACTACTCTCAAACATAGAGCCACTAATAGAATTGATCACCTTGTCAGAAATGGTAGAAGgatagagaaggaagaggaaaTTAGTGAAGCTATTGTTGAGTTTTTTGGGGAGCTTTTAAAGGCAGATCCTATGTTGGATCTGGATGCCCAAGGTATTTTGGTGGATGTTATCCCTAAGGTGCTTTCTAAAGATCAGAACCGCAACCTAGCAGTTATTCCCTCAAATGAGGAAATCAAAACTGTTGTCTTCTCCTTTAATGGTGATAAAGCCCCTGGCCCTGATGGTTTTCCTATGTTCTTCTTTTAGCACTTCTAGGATATTGTGGAAAATGATGTCTCTAATGTTGTTAAAGAGTTTTTTGGAGCCAGGTCTTTGCTTAAGGAATTGGATGCAACCTTCATTGTTCTCATTCCTAAAATGCATGGAGTTAATTCTTTGGATGCTTTCAGACCTATCAGTTTGTGCAATTCCTTttacaaaatcatttccaaaattctcACATCGTGGTTGTTGCGGATTCTGCCCCTTCTGATCTCTCCTGAACAGAATGGTTTCGTCCCAGGGagacaaatccttgactccatCATCGTTgctcatgagaatattcattcgtTGATGGAGGCTAAATCTTCGGGTTTTTTGCTGAAGTTGGACattgcaaaggcttatgatagggtggattggtgtTTTCTGAAAAAAGTTCTTCAAGCCTTTGGATTTTTGGGTAAAGTCATTAGTCTAATCTGACAGCTTATCTCTACAAattctactattgttattgttAATGGGTCGCCTTCTCATTTCTTTAGAACCTCAAGGGGGTTAAGGCAGGGTGATCCTATATCCCCGATTTTGTTTACTATCATGGTTGAAAGTCTGGGCAGATTTATTCATAAATAGGTACTGGAAGGATCTCTAAAAGGTTCGAAGCCTTCCTGTACTAACTTGACTTGCTCTCACCAGCATTTTGTGGATGAAACAATATTATTGGGGAGCTCTTTTTTGGGGGAGGCTAGAGTTATTAAATCCACCCTCAGCCTCTATGAAAAGGCCTCGGGACAGATGGTCAACAGAGCTAAGAGTTTTATCTATTTTATTAACACTCCTGAGTCTAGGCAAAAGAAGATTGCTAACATTCTTGAATGCAGGATTGGTTCGCTTCCTTCCACTTACCTTGGTCTTCCTTTGGGACCTAAACCTTCTGATACTTTTTGGTTATCTTTGATTGACCGGTTCAATAGGAAGTTGGATGGCTGGAAGGGGACCCTCCTTTGTCGCGCTAGTAAGATTCAGCTGCTCAAAGCCACTCATCGTTTACTCCCGGTATATGCTCTC includes:
- the LOC131039491 gene encoding uncharacterized protein LOC131039491, which gives rise to MERGLQGGLGRVEAVVVTGSPLGLQGDGVSSSLPAGGSDKQGDTESKDGGEPDVGFQVDPGDRATRKEAEKFGGSQIQLDSKQDLADFINDQCLIDLDLTRASFTWSNRRVGAALIQVRLDWALISIDWLQHYSCSLNSMIRVDSDHYLISFMVEPKGSVKEWWSVQIDGTSIFRIAKKLRFVKEMVKKWNKEIFVDIFLQKSTLQVELNLIWDKILKEGYVGDNFAKESDVLTKCHSIIAREEIFWRQRSRSLWLNDGDRNTRFFHVTTLKHRATNRIDHLVRNGRRIEKEEEISEAIVEFFGELLKADPMLDLDAQGILVDVIPKVLSKDQNRNLAVIPSNEEIKTVVFSFNGDKAPGPDGFPMFFF